The Deltaproteobacteria bacterium genome window below encodes:
- a CDS encoding IS5/IS1182 family transposase: WMNRFRRLLVRWEKREQNYEAMLHLACAWITMKLAGVFG; the protein is encoded by the coding sequence CGTGGATGAACCGATTCCGCCGGCTCCTCGTCCGCTGGGAGAAGCGCGAGCAGAACTACGAGGCAATGCTCCATCTCGCCTGTGCCTGGATCACGATGAAACTGGCTGGGGTTTTCGGATAG